DNA sequence from the Rhizobium sp. NXC14 genome:
CCAGCGTCTTTCGCCGCCTGATGGGGACGACACCGAAGGAATACCAGCGTTCGGTCCGTCTTTGAGCCGGCGCCCGCCGGTGGCGAATCAGCAATTTTGCGAAAGATAACCGCACGAATTTGAAATCTCTTGAGGCTGTGGTCTGCGAGGCTTTTCACATCAGGAGGCCTGTATGACCGCTTTTGCCCAAACCAATCCGATCACCGACATCTGTTTTTTGGTCGAGGACATCGAAAGAGCGTCTGCCTTCTATGTCGAGCGGCTTGGCTTCAGGCCGCGCCGCCGCGCTCCCGGCTTTGCCGATTTCAAAGGCGCGGGCGTCACGCTGGCGCTCTGGGAGATCGCGCATATCGCCGAGAATACCGGTGTCTCAAGCCGCCGGGCTCCTCCGGGCGTACACAAGGCCTGCGCGGCCATCGAGCTTGCCTCGCCAGAGCAGGTCGATGCTGCCTATACGGAGCTGAAGGCTGCCGGCGTGCTCTTC
Encoded proteins:
- a CDS encoding VOC family protein; its protein translation is MTAFAQTNPITDICFLVEDIERASAFYVERLGFRPRRRAPGFADFKGAGVTLALWEIAHIAENTGVSSRRAPPGVHKACAAIELASPEQVDAAYTELKAAGVLFHAPPQNYVWNARCCYFADPDDNLWEIYAWSEGGPIGDIEPR